GTTCATACATAGTTGACTTTAAAAATAAAAAAATGAAATATTTTAATGGTATTCCAGAAATAGATAACCAAGAGCTACTGACTAAGATGTATATCCAAAAACTACTATATACAGAATTAGGAAAATGGGAGTTTCATAAAACTTATGGAACTAATTACAAGCAACTGACCTATGGTAAAAAATATACCTTAGTTGATAAAATTAGAATTGAAAGTAATTTAAAAGAGCAATTATTAAAATATGACGACATATTGGCAGTTAACGAACTTAAAATAATTCAAAAGAATAAGACATTAAATATACGTTTTGATGTTCAATTAAAAAATAAAAAAATACTAGAATGGGAGGAGGAAATAGTAAATGATTGATTTAATCAATTTAGAAGTACCTACTCAGGAAGAAGAAGTTAAAAGATTGTTAGCTATGATTCCTGACCAATTCTATAAAGAAGAGGGAAGTATATTTCATGATGTACTAAGTATAGTAGCTAATGATAATATAGAAAAATTAAAATTAATGAAGAATATATTTATTAATTCATTTGGAATTACTGCAACCGGAGAATTTTTAGACCATAAAGTAGCAGAAGTAGGAATGGAGAGAAAGTCAGGAGAAAAAGCAAAAGGAATAGTTAAATTTATGGGGGCTCAAGGCACTAGAATATCTCATAATACCATAGTATTATGCGACAACTTGGAATATGCTACATTAATAGATAGTGAAATAGGAGTTGAAGGCAATGTTTCAATAGAGGTGGTAGCTACTGAAATAGGTAGAAACTATAATATTAAAGGTAATATGATTAATAAGTTAGGGACTACCATTAATGGGGTTAGTAATGTGACTAACGAAAATGATTTCAAAGGCGGAGAAGACGTTGAAACTGACTCTGAATTAAGAGCGAGATACTTAGAGAAAGTTAGAGAACCTGCAACTTCTGGAAACGTATATGATTATAAACGTTGGGCGACATCGATTAATGGAATAGGGCAAGCTAAGGTATATCCTCTCCATGCAGGACCAGGGACAGTAAAAGTGGTAGTAATTAGTAATCTAGGTCGAACTGTTGAAAATGAGAAGATAGAAGAAGTTAAAAGGTATATTGATAATCTTAAACCTATCGGGGCGACTGTGACAGTAGCTAATGCTACACCACTAAATATTAACTTTACTGCGAGAATTAGTAAAAGTGAGCTAGTTGACATAGAAACTATTAAAGAAGAATTCAAGGTTAAATTAAACGAATATATTACTAATGTTAATTTAAACAATGGCTCTATATCATATGGTCGTGTGAGTGCTATTCTTTATGGACTAAAAGGTCTAATTGACTTCAACGATTTAAGAATTAATAATGGGACTAACGGAGTATCTATTCCAGGAGAAAGTATAGCGGTACTTGGGACGGTGAATTTAAATGTATAGATTAGCTGATTACTACAAAGGTATACCCGAGTTCGACGAACTAGAGGATAAATTATTAGACATTGAAAAAGAAAATTTTGATAATATAGAAAAACTAAAAAGAGAACTAATTATAATCACCTCTAATGAAGAAGGACTAGATATTTGGTCTAAGACTCTAGGAACGTCTAAGACTAAACTCGATATCCTTACGAAATTAAGAGGTTCGAAGACTATCACCAAATTAAATCTAGCTTACATTATTAAAGACATCTTAAATCAAGATACGTTAGTGGAAGTAACGGAGCAGAACGAAATTTATAGAGTATTGATAGGAGTTCATGACACTAATGAAAACTTAGATGGAATTCAAGAGAAATTAAGAGAAGAATTAAAATTAATAATTCCAAGTCACATTGAACTGCTTATATATTTCAACTCACTTATTTGGGTTAAATATGAAGCTTATAATAAGAATTGGGACGCGTGGGACGGACTTAATTTAAGTTGGAATAGATTTGAAAGATATAACGAAAGCGTATAGAAGAAAGTAAGGAATAGGAGGTAGATAAATGGCGAGTACTAACAAAACTCAAGTGTTCCAGTTAAACCAATTTATTGGAACTGATTCACTTAAAAGAGTCGATTACAATGGAGATATGGAAAAGATAGAGAATGCCTTAAAAGCAAGTCTAAAAAACGGAGCATTTAGTAATGGACGTTTAACCTTAACTAAAGGGGATAATACCGATATAAATTTAACTTTATTCGAGCCTATATCTAATGATAACAGAGGCATAACCTCATTCGATGAAATTAAACAAAAAGCATTAGAAAAAATACAAGAATTCGGTATAGGTTTGAATAAACCTATAAAAAAGGATATGAATAGTTTCTTATCAAACGGTCTTTATTCCGTAAATTCTGGAGAAAATAGGATAAGAGGGAAATCAACATCTTTTCTTAATTTTCAATATGACACTGATTGGGGAGTTCAGCTAGGTTTGACGGAAGAAGATAACCCTACAGTTAATGTTCGTTCAAAAAGAGATGGAGTTTGGAATGAATGGAAAAGACTAGTTGATGAACCAAGATTAAATGAAATTCTAGAGAGCAAAAGAGCTAGGTTAGACGATATATGGGCAGGTGTTTAGTATGGTGTTTAAAGAGGAAATGCAAGAAATATTAAAAACTATTATAGGCGAGGGAGTTATTAAACAAGGAGGTAGCTCTCAAACATACTCAAAAGGTGATGTAATGAAATATAAGAATGGTAGCAAGTGGTATCTATATAAGTGTAA
This is a stretch of genomic DNA from Streptobacillus canis. It encodes these proteins:
- a CDS encoding contractile injection system sheath initiator; this translates as MGILPKILTDTSVESKESKENIKGTSSYIVDFKNKKMKYFNGIPEIDNQELLTKMYIQKLLYTELGKWEFHKTYGTNYKQLTYGKKYTLVDKIRIESNLKEQLLKYDDILAVNELKIIQKNKTLNIRFDVQLKNKKILEWEEEIVND
- a CDS encoding pyocin knob domain-containing protein, encoding MASTNKTQVFQLNQFIGTDSLKRVDYNGDMEKIENALKASLKNGAFSNGRLTLTKGDNTDINLTLFEPISNDNRGITSFDEIKQKALEKIQEFGIGLNKPIKKDMNSFLSNGLYSVNSGENRIRGKSTSFLNFQYDTDWGVQLGLTEEDNPTVNVRSKRDGVWNEWKRLVDEPRLNEILESKRARLDDIWAGV
- a CDS encoding baseplate J/gp47 family protein — protein: MIDLINLEVPTQEEEVKRLLAMIPDQFYKEEGSIFHDVLSIVANDNIEKLKLMKNIFINSFGITATGEFLDHKVAEVGMERKSGEKAKGIVKFMGAQGTRISHNTIVLCDNLEYATLIDSEIGVEGNVSIEVVATEIGRNYNIKGNMINKLGTTINGVSNVTNENDFKGGEDVETDSELRARYLEKVREPATSGNVYDYKRWATSINGIGQAKVYPLHAGPGTVKVVVISNLGRTVENEKIEEVKRYIDNLKPIGATVTVANATPLNINFTARISKSELVDIETIKEEFKVKLNEYITNVNLNNGSISYGRVSAILYGLKGLIDFNDLRINNGTNGVSIPGESIAVLGTVNLNV